One window of Leucobacter komagatae genomic DNA carries:
- the tsaE gene encoding tRNA (adenosine(37)-N6)-threonylcarbamoyltransferase complex ATPase subunit type 1 TsaE translates to MHELGVAFGRALAAGDLVILTGPLGAGKTTFTRGIGEGLGVRGPVQSPTFVIARTHPSLVGGAPLVHVDAYRLADASEVEDLDLDFDGSVVVAEWGAGLVGVRDSWVEVVIERPVGGGDTGAGDNVDDSADFAEAPVEPRTLTVTGYGPRWQNGVLA, encoded by the coding sequence ATGCACGAGCTCGGTGTCGCGTTTGGGCGTGCGCTCGCGGCCGGAGACCTCGTCATTCTCACCGGGCCGCTCGGCGCCGGGAAGACCACGTTTACGCGCGGGATCGGGGAGGGCCTCGGCGTTCGCGGCCCCGTTCAGAGCCCAACGTTCGTGATCGCGAGGACCCACCCGTCCCTCGTCGGCGGCGCACCGCTCGTGCACGTCGACGCGTACAGGCTCGCCGACGCGTCGGAGGTTGAAGACCTCGACCTCGACTTTGACGGCTCCGTTGTTGTCGCCGAGTGGGGCGCTGGCCTCGTCGGCGTGCGCGACTCGTGGGTCGAAGTCGTCATCGAAAGGCCCGTCGGCGGCGGCGATACCGGTGCGGGTGACAACGTAGACGATTCAGCAGACTTCGCGGAGGCTCCCGTTGAGCCCCGCACACTCACGGTCACCGGGTACGGCCCGAGGTGGCAGAACGGGGTACTGGCGTGA
- the tsaD gene encoding tRNA (adenosine(37)-N6)-threonylcarbamoyltransferase complex transferase subunit TsaD, which produces MSERGAVGATEATGPLVLGIETSCDETGIGIVRGRTLLANAIASSMDEHARFGGVIPEIAARAHLEAMTPTIERALADAGVTLDEIDAISVTGGPGLAGALMVGVSAAKALAVSLDKPLYAVNHLVGHVGADLLHGDGLRPAVGTVGELELPTVALLVSGGHTSLLLVRDLVSDVEMLGETIDDAAGEAFDKVARLLGLPYPGGPHIDRVAADGDPQAIRFPRGLTLPKDMEKHRYDFSFSGLKTSVARWVEKRQAAGDDVPVADVAASFREAVVDVLLTKALAACQDLGVPRLLLGGGVVANARLREVAAERAAAAGVELRVPPLSLCTDNGAMIASLGAQLVAAGHAPSELTFGADSTLPVTDIQL; this is translated from the coding sequence GTGAGTGAGAGGGGCGCCGTGGGCGCGACAGAAGCAACCGGGCCGCTCGTGCTCGGCATCGAGACGAGCTGCGACGAGACCGGGATCGGGATCGTGCGCGGGCGAACGCTGCTCGCGAATGCGATCGCTTCGTCGATGGATGAGCACGCGCGCTTCGGCGGCGTGATCCCCGAGATCGCAGCGCGCGCCCACCTTGAGGCGATGACCCCAACGATCGAGCGCGCGCTCGCTGACGCGGGCGTCACGCTCGACGAGATCGACGCAATCTCCGTGACCGGCGGCCCGGGGCTCGCCGGCGCGCTCATGGTCGGAGTCTCTGCCGCGAAGGCGCTCGCCGTGTCGCTCGACAAGCCGCTGTACGCCGTGAACCACCTCGTGGGCCACGTCGGCGCCGACCTGCTGCACGGCGATGGGCTGCGGCCAGCCGTCGGAACTGTTGGCGAGCTTGAGCTACCGACCGTTGCGCTGCTCGTCTCGGGCGGCCACACCTCCCTGCTGCTCGTGCGCGACCTCGTGAGCGACGTCGAGATGCTCGGTGAGACGATCGACGACGCAGCGGGCGAGGCCTTCGATAAGGTCGCGCGGCTGCTCGGTCTGCCCTACCCGGGTGGGCCTCACATCGACAGGGTCGCAGCTGACGGAGACCCCCAGGCGATCCGCTTCCCACGCGGCCTCACCCTCCCGAAAGACATGGAGAAGCACCGCTACGACTTCTCGTTCTCGGGGCTCAAGACCTCGGTCGCTAGGTGGGTCGAGAAGCGGCAGGCAGCGGGCGACGACGTGCCCGTTGCTGACGTCGCCGCGAGTTTCCGCGAGGCCGTCGTCGATGTGCTGCTCACGAAGGCGCTCGCCGCGTGTCAGGATCTCGGGGTGCCCCGGCTGCTCCTTGGCGGCGGCGTCGTCGCGAACGCGCGGCTGCGCGAGGTCGCGGCGGAGCGGGCCGCCGCCGCTGGCGTCGAGCTGCGCGTGCCGCCGCTGTCGCTCTGCACCGACAACGGCGCGATGATCGCCTCGCTCGGGGCGCAGCTCGTTGCAGCGGGCCACGCCCCGTCGGAGCTGACCTTTGGGGCGGACTCCACTCTCCCGGTCACTGACATTCAGCTGTAG
- a CDS encoding holo-ACP synthase, with protein MIIGIGVDTVDIQRFEQQLERTPKLRERLFSAAEGQLAIPSLAARFAAKEALIKALGDSGDLTWPDMEVRRNELRAPEFVPTRGLTAALEARGADRIHLTMTHDTGVATAFVIVEHGGGAE; from the coding sequence GTGATCATCGGCATCGGGGTCGACACCGTCGACATCCAGCGCTTCGAGCAGCAGCTTGAGCGCACCCCGAAGTTGCGCGAGCGCCTGTTCAGTGCGGCCGAGGGGCAGCTAGCGATCCCCTCGCTCGCGGCGCGATTCGCAGCGAAAGAGGCGCTCATCAAGGCACTCGGCGACTCGGGCGACCTCACCTGGCCCGACATGGAGGTGCGTCGGAACGAACTCAGGGCGCCTGAGTTCGTTCCGACGCGGGGCCTCACGGCGGCGCTCGAAGCGCGGGGGGCGGATCGAATCCACCTCACGATGACCCATGACACCGGGGTCGCCACCGCGTTCGTTATTGTGGAGCACGGAGGTGGGGCCGAATGA
- a CDS encoding DUF4190 domain-containing protein, whose amino-acid sequence MSDNTPNTDPGAAPEQPQATPDVPASPAATPPVDPSVVPPVAPPLPPAAPQFPGEPNAAPQFPGQQPQGQPFPGQPVQGQPQPTEFPAAPGAPYVAPAAPGYPAQQEQGFQQGYGAMPQAPGYAPVPTAVPGKTLGIVGLIVSFILPISLVGLVLSIIGLVQSKKAQAKNVPAVVGIIIGALGVITGIILAVVFIGLAVAGAEAAQACLDGADSVQIFGDTVSCSTILSGAYEYSY is encoded by the coding sequence ATGTCCGACAACACGCCGAACACTGATCCCGGAGCTGCCCCGGAGCAGCCCCAGGCAACGCCCGACGTTCCCGCGTCGCCGGCAGCTACGCCGCCGGTTGATCCGTCGGTGGTGCCCCCGGTCGCGCCGCCGCTGCCTCCCGCCGCACCCCAGTTCCCGGGTGAGCCGAACGCCGCACCGCAGTTCCCCGGCCAGCAGCCGCAGGGCCAGCCGTTCCCGGGCCAGCCGGTACAGGGCCAGCCGCAGCCGACCGAGTTCCCGGCGGCGCCCGGTGCGCCGTACGTTGCCCCCGCGGCTCCCGGCTACCCCGCTCAGCAAGAGCAGGGCTTCCAGCAGGGCTATGGCGCGATGCCGCAGGCCCCCGGCTACGCTCCCGTGCCGACCGCCGTGCCGGGTAAGACGCTCGGTATCGTCGGCCTGATCGTCTCGTTCATCCTGCCGATCTCGCTCGTTGGCCTGGTGCTCAGCATCATCGGCCTCGTGCAGTCGAAGAAGGCGCAGGCAAAGAACGTGCCCGCAGTCGTCGGCATCATCATCGGCGCGCTCGGCGTGATCACCGGCATCATCCTCGCCGTCGTCTTCATCGGTCTCGCGGTCGCTGGCGCGGAGGCCGCGCAGGCCTGCCTCGACGGCGCTGACTCAGTGCAGATTTTCGGCGACACCGTTTCGTGCTCGACGATCCTCTCCGGCGCGTACGAGTACAGCTACTAA
- the glmS gene encoding glutamine--fructose-6-phosphate transaminase (isomerizing): protein MCGIVGYAGPNETIEALLNGLRRLEYRGYDSAGVAVIDDTGGISVRKKSGKLVNLENLLEASPVKAAGTGIGHTRWATHGGPTDVNAHPHLGDDGRLALIHNGIVENFAELRDEVVSRGAELKSETDTEVVAALLGLETASGKDLESAFRDVVQRLHGTFTLLAMHQSEPGKIVAARHHSPLVVGLGDGENFLGSDVAAFVSSTRRAVVVEEDNIAIITPESVRITDFAGADVAFEEYEVEWDAGAADKGGWSSFMAKEINEQPEAIANTVRGRIVDGHVEIPELSALGADKLQNIDRIIIVACGTASYAGLVGSYAIEQWARIPVEVQLSHEFRYRDPVLTERTMVISVSQSGETMDTLMAVKYAIEHGVTTVSVCNTQSATIPRESDAAVYTHAGPEVAVASTKAFVAQITALYLVGLHLGRARGTLSAADEAAAIEQFETLPEKMAEAVATHDQIAELAHWMADTRSVLFLGRHAGYPAALEGALKLKEIAYIHAEGFAAGELKHGPIALIDHGQPVFVLVPSPRTSPLMHSKVVSNIQEIRARGARVIAIVEKGDTAVLPFADEVVRIPLTDALFDPILQVVPLQWFALELSTAKGLDVDQPRNLAKSVTVE, encoded by the coding sequence ATGTGTGGAATCGTAGGATATGCAGGCCCAAATGAGACCATTGAGGCCCTCCTGAACGGCCTTCGCCGACTCGAATACCGCGGATACGATTCCGCGGGCGTCGCCGTCATCGATGACACTGGCGGTATCTCCGTTCGGAAGAAGTCGGGCAAGCTCGTAAACCTTGAGAACCTGCTCGAGGCGAGCCCCGTGAAGGCCGCTGGCACCGGTATCGGGCACACTCGCTGGGCGACACACGGCGGCCCGACCGACGTGAACGCACACCCGCACCTTGGGGATGACGGGCGCCTTGCCCTGATCCACAACGGCATCGTTGAGAACTTTGCCGAGCTCCGCGACGAGGTTGTTTCGCGCGGCGCAGAGCTGAAGAGCGAGACCGACACCGAGGTCGTGGCGGCGCTGCTCGGTCTTGAGACCGCGTCGGGGAAGGACCTCGAGAGCGCGTTCCGTGACGTCGTGCAGCGCCTGCACGGCACGTTCACGCTGCTCGCGATGCATCAGAGCGAGCCCGGCAAGATTGTCGCCGCCCGTCACCACTCGCCGCTGGTCGTCGGCCTCGGCGACGGCGAGAACTTCCTCGGTTCTGATGTCGCGGCGTTCGTTTCTTCGACGCGCAGGGCAGTGGTTGTTGAAGAAGACAACATCGCGATCATCACCCCCGAGAGCGTGCGAATCACCGACTTCGCGGGCGCCGACGTGGCGTTCGAGGAGTACGAGGTTGAGTGGGACGCAGGCGCGGCAGACAAGGGCGGCTGGTCGTCGTTCATGGCGAAGGAAATCAACGAGCAGCCCGAGGCGATCGCGAACACCGTTCGCGGCCGCATCGTTGACGGCCACGTCGAGATCCCTGAGCTCTCGGCGCTCGGCGCTGACAAGCTGCAGAACATCGACCGCATCATCATCGTTGCGTGCGGTACCGCCTCGTACGCGGGCCTTGTCGGTTCGTACGCGATCGAGCAGTGGGCCCGCATCCCGGTCGAGGTGCAGCTCAGCCACGAGTTCCGCTACCGCGACCCGGTGCTCACCGAGCGCACGATGGTCATCTCGGTGAGCCAGTCGGGTGAGACGATGGACACGCTCATGGCCGTGAAGTACGCGATCGAGCACGGCGTCACCACGGTGTCTGTGTGCAACACGCAGAGCGCGACGATTCCGCGCGAGTCTGATGCGGCAGTCTACACGCACGCCGGCCCCGAGGTTGCTGTTGCGTCGACGAAGGCCTTCGTCGCCCAGATCACCGCGCTCTACCTCGTCGGCCTGCACCTTGGCCGTGCGCGGGGAACGCTCTCCGCCGCAGACGAGGCAGCGGCGATCGAGCAGTTCGAGACGCTGCCCGAGAAGATGGCCGAGGCCGTCGCAACGCACGACCAGATCGCTGAGCTGGCGCACTGGATGGCAGACACCCGATCGGTGCTCTTCCTCGGCCGTCACGCGGGCTACCCGGCCGCTCTTGAGGGTGCGCTGAAGCTCAAGGAGATCGCGTACATTCACGCGGAGGGCTTCGCCGCAGGCGAGCTGAAGCACGGCCCGATCGCGCTCATCGACCACGGCCAGCCCGTGTTCGTGCTCGTGCCGAGCCCGCGCACGTCGCCGCTCATGCACTCGAAGGTCGTATCGAACATCCAGGAGATCCGCGCCCGCGGCGCGCGCGTCATCGCGATCGTTGAGAAGGGCGACACCGCGGTGCTGCCGTTCGCTGACGAGGTCGTGCGGATCCCGCTCACCGACGCGCTGTTCGACCCGATCCTTCAGGTGGTCCCGCTCCAGTGGTTCGCCCTCGAGCTCTCGACCGCGAAGGGTCTTGACGTTGACCAGCCCCGAAACCTTGCGAAATCGGTGACAGTCGAGTGA
- the tsaB gene encoding tRNA (adenosine(37)-N6)-threonylcarbamoyltransferase complex dimerization subunit type 1 TsaB, with the protein MTSFDVRTVSAPELGERVILAIDTSLGTSVAVGAGGSVVEVSSDDPRGHAEVVGALIDRALSERGILAAAVTDVVAGMGPGPFTGLRVGIVAAHAFALGRGQSVLPLVSHDAVALETLEAGATAGVRVVQDAKRRELFVTDYASLDWAGCPERAAEPGLVAREGYEAVPNEVWPERVPAAALVRLAARRLAAGRAFEPDQALYLRLPDVMQPKAPKPVTP; encoded by the coding sequence GTGACGAGTTTCGACGTGCGCACGGTGAGCGCGCCCGAGCTTGGGGAGCGCGTGATTCTCGCGATTGACACGTCGCTCGGCACGAGCGTCGCCGTCGGAGCTGGCGGCAGCGTTGTCGAGGTGTCGAGTGACGACCCGCGCGGGCACGCCGAGGTCGTCGGCGCGCTCATTGATCGCGCGCTTTCTGAGCGAGGGATCCTGGCCGCCGCAGTCACCGACGTCGTCGCGGGCATGGGCCCTGGCCCGTTCACTGGCCTGCGCGTGGGCATCGTCGCCGCCCACGCGTTCGCGCTCGGCCGGGGGCAGTCGGTGTTGCCGCTCGTGAGCCACGATGCGGTCGCGCTCGAAACGCTTGAGGCCGGGGCGACTGCGGGCGTTCGCGTGGTGCAGGACGCGAAGAGGCGCGAGCTGTTCGTCACCGACTACGCTTCGCTTGACTGGGCCGGCTGCCCGGAGCGGGCGGCCGAGCCCGGGCTCGTCGCGCGCGAGGGCTACGAGGCCGTGCCGAACGAGGTGTGGCCCGAGCGAGTCCCCGCCGCCGCACTCGTGCGCCTGGCGGCCCGGCGGCTTGCCGCGGGGCGGGCCTTCGAGCCTGACCAGGCGCTCTACCTGCGACTGCCCGACGTCATGCAGCCGAAGGCACCGAAGCCGGTGACCCCGTGA
- the alr gene encoding alanine racemase: MRTGSMRVAEISVSAIRANVGRVRELTGGAHVIVVVKACGYGHDAAIAARAAVEGGATMIATADLEESLKLRESGIDAPLLCWLHGPRVDFAAAIEQSIDIGVSHLSQLEALAEAARLTGKRATLQYKVDTGLSRNGAAREEWAALFARGAELEREGIVRVRGIFSHLANAGEEADLAQGARFDEAIAALRDAGSEPEMIHLAASAATFTRPELYYNTVRVGMAAYGLSSLAGKNSAQLGLIPAMTLRSEVVALRGVPAGTGVSYGFNHVCEVATTLALVPVGYADGMPRALNGAGAWVTIAGERCPIVGRIGMDQFIVDVGPIAGRIDLGAPVVLFGDPEQGFPSIDIWAGLMRTINYEILVGIGPRVVRCAIDGEAA, from the coding sequence ATGAGAACCGGATCCATGCGGGTCGCCGAGATCTCGGTGTCGGCAATTCGAGCGAACGTTGGCCGCGTGCGTGAGCTCACGGGCGGCGCGCACGTCATCGTCGTGGTGAAAGCCTGCGGGTACGGCCACGACGCCGCGATCGCGGCGAGGGCAGCCGTGGAGGGCGGCGCCACGATGATCGCGACGGCCGACCTCGAGGAGTCGCTGAAGCTGCGGGAGAGCGGCATCGACGCGCCGCTCCTCTGCTGGCTGCACGGACCCCGGGTCGATTTTGCCGCCGCGATCGAGCAGTCGATCGATATTGGAGTGTCGCACCTCAGCCAGCTTGAGGCTCTCGCGGAGGCCGCGCGCCTGACGGGCAAACGGGCGACGCTGCAGTACAAGGTCGACACTGGGCTGAGCCGAAACGGCGCAGCCCGCGAGGAGTGGGCGGCGCTGTTTGCCCGGGGTGCCGAGCTCGAACGCGAGGGAATCGTGCGGGTGCGGGGCATCTTCAGCCACCTCGCGAACGCTGGCGAAGAGGCTGACCTCGCCCAGGGCGCCCGCTTCGACGAGGCGATCGCGGCCCTCCGTGACGCGGGCTCTGAGCCCGAGATGATCCACCTCGCCGCGAGCGCCGCGACGTTCACGCGCCCCGAGCTCTACTACAACACGGTGCGCGTTGGCATGGCCGCCTACGGCCTGAGCTCGCTCGCGGGCAAGAACTCCGCGCAGCTCGGGCTCATCCCTGCGATGACGCTCCGCTCCGAGGTCGTCGCGCTGCGGGGCGTGCCCGCCGGCACCGGTGTCTCTTACGGCTTCAACCACGTCTGCGAGGTCGCGACGACGCTCGCGCTCGTGCCCGTCGGGTACGCCGACGGAATGCCGCGCGCGCTGAATGGCGCGGGCGCGTGGGTGACGATCGCGGGGGAGCGCTGCCCAATCGTCGGGCGTATCGGCATGGATCAGTTCATCGTCGACGTCGGCCCGATCGCGGGCCGCATCGACCTCGGCGCGCCCGTCGTGCTGTTCGGTGACCCAGAGCAGGGGTTCCCCTCGATCGATATCTGGGCGGGCCTCATGCGCACGATCAACTACGAGATCCTTGTTGGGATCGGGCCGCGCGTCGTGCGTTGCGCGATAGATGGGGAGGCAGCGTGA
- the rimI gene encoding ribosomal protein S18-alanine N-acetyltransferase, whose amino-acid sequence MILRDATLGDLDEIAELERTLFQSDAWSREMVRDELAGEHRRYIVLTDDGGVLRGYAGLLVLGSDGDIQTIAVTPELRGAGHGRALMNELLDEAARRGATQVFLEVRADNPAARGLYASLGFTEIGVRPRYYQPEGVDAIVMLLRLKERQ is encoded by the coding sequence GTGATCCTGCGCGATGCGACGCTCGGCGACCTTGACGAGATCGCCGAGCTCGAACGCACGCTGTTTCAGAGCGACGCGTGGAGCCGTGAGATGGTGCGCGACGAGCTTGCGGGCGAGCACCGACGCTACATCGTGCTGACGGACGACGGGGGAGTGCTGCGCGGGTACGCCGGCCTCCTCGTTCTCGGTTCCGACGGCGACATTCAGACGATCGCGGTCACGCCAGAGCTCCGTGGGGCCGGCCACGGGCGCGCGCTCATGAACGAGCTGCTCGACGAAGCGGCGCGGCGCGGCGCGACTCAGGTGTTCCTTGAGGTGCGCGCAGACAACCCGGCGGCTCGGGGCCTCTACGCGTCGCTCGGGTTCACGGAGATCGGCGTGCGCCCGCGCTACTACCAGCCAGAGGGCGTCGACGCGATCGTCATGCTGCTGCGGTTGAAGGAGCGACAGTGA